GCCATCGTAGGAACAGTTATAAGGTAGTGACCTTAGATTTGAGAAGCCATGTTTCCACTCCACCTCAGGATGCAGGTAAAATTATACCTCACAGACAAGATCCACTCAGCTAAACACCTGGTGTAACTCACTAGCAGCTGGTAACCAGTGAACTGCTATGCTCCTCCatgtcacatgcacacagtgttATTAAAGCATAATAGAAGCAATAGGAGGTGGGTGGATTGActttatttgtaatgtttatAAGTGCTCCAAAAAGtagataaaaacagatttcataTTCTCATAAAGGGCAAAGTTCTTAGTTTCCATTTACAAAATATACACCATACTTCAGCAAACCCTCAGCATTGCAAAATTATTAAGGAGGTATaaatcatataatataataattatataaatttgAGTTTGGGAAACATAAAATGCAAGTAACtattaattttacatttctctcCAGCCATTTTGTGAATGAAAGCCAACAACAAGGACCCTCAATCCCTCCATCTTAATTGTATTGCTGATTGAAGATTtcttgaagattttttttcactgcattGTACATAAACAAAGTTTACAAACAAAATACCCATATTATAAGTGTCACTGTGTGACTGTAACTAACATTATCCAGTTTATCACTCACAGGAAAACAGCAACTTAGActcaacaacatgaacacagtgGTGCTTACTGGAGAATTAAATAACATGCTGCATTTTCCATATCAAGCCATAACTGTGCTGCACTATGTATATAAACTTCATGACTGATGTCTGCCAAGCATCTCACTGTTTATCATTACTCATTACAATCTCATGCAGGACCTGATACTGATCCATCATCACAGATACTGTGGTTTTGTGGTAAAACACCTGGCAGCCCACTGGCTTATTATCTGTGAGCACGAGCAGACTAAGCCCAGTTCAACATCCATGTTTGATAAACACTTggacacaaacagtgactaacTGTGATTCTAAATTTGTTAAATAGTATTTCTTTTGCACAAGCCAAAGGAGAAATAGTTTTTCAGTGCATTAAAGAAAGCTTCATCTCTGAGGCCATAAATGAGAGGACTCAGACATCTTGGTGCAAGATAAAACAATATGTAGTTAACATACCTGACATCATAGAATAAATTATAATCAATTTGAAACAAAGCAGCTTCTATGAACGGGCACCACAGCTGgatgagacagagcagcagctgaaaaccatGAAGAACCACTGTTCTGAGCCCTttctttgatgactttttatcctCTCCTGATGCAGCTTTGGCcactttcattatttcaacATAACAGAAAATGAGGATGATGGACATAATTAAAAATTGGAGTTGATATATAGCTGATCTAAGATGTTGCTGCcatatgtaaaacataaacaccTCTACTGAACATAACTGATATTGTTTGTAAAAGCTCAGGGATGCTGATACAAAGAAGGTGGAGAGAATAACAATGCAGGGCACAGAGCTGAGGCAATGGATGATGAGGATGCAGTGAATAGTATTGCGTGTAGAGCACAGCTCTCCATGGCGCAGGGGCATGCAAATGGCCACATAGCGCTCAAGGGTCATTGCTGTCAGAGTAACTGGTGTGACTGTAACATACACAAGTACCACAACACAGATAATGATACACAACCAAACTTGAATAGTAATATAAAAATGGGTGAAAATGACAAGGATATTAGACATGAATAACAAGAAACTATCTGACAGTAATGTAACAGCAAATAGGACGTAGCGTGTAGTTGTGTAGAAGCACTCTTTTTTTGAAAAGGTTATGATGAGCAACAAGTTGATGCAGAGGAAAATTATCACCAGGATCTGCACAATAATGACCTTGTCATTTATCTGCTTCTGCAAGGACTCAGGAAAAAACAGTGAATTGTTATCTGCCATATATCTGTTTTCTaagcaaacacagaggaagtttTAGCCAGTGCAAAAAGTGTctacatcaaaaacaaaattggaTTCCTTATACAAAATATATGTTCACTTTCGATCTTCTGTAAAGTGACACGATGGTGGAGTGAATACATCAGTTTACCAAACCCtacaagctgctgcagagagtttttgttttctgagctCTGTGCAGCCTTCTAAGAGGGCTGTGCATGATGATGACTTTAAAGGCTAGAACATCCAAAAATAACACCAAATGAAACTTCACTTCACCAGTGTTGTCATCGCCACATAAAACTCTAGTAGTCTCTCTTATTGGCTGTCTGTAGTTACATAGACGGAGTACTGCATATTCTAAAGTGACCTCAGAAGTTATGCTCATTCAATTTACTTCCAAAAGAGTATTATTATTCAATAGGTCCTGTTTTCCTAAAATTATTAATCACAAGTTGTGACTAAGAGTAAAGGCCTATGCATATCTTCTATTTAAACATGACTTCGAACACTTTTACAAACAATCTGCTTATCATGATATGTTACTCTTTTAGTGGGACAGAATTAGTCTAATTACTAATTTTGAGTTGGCTTGAAATTACTTTTATGAAGGGTTTAATGGCAATACAATCTGGCATGACCCTTTCTGTAAATTCAGGGTGAAAGGACAATGCAAATGAATTATCTTGTCTTCTTAAAGAGAGAGATGTACCCTGGGCTAGGGCAAGGAAAACTACATTAGAGCTTGATTTCTCTGTATTTCAGTCAACTCAGAAATGGATGCacaaatctgtttaaaaaagcTATGAATTAATTTTATCTCacagaaatgatgaaaagcGTAAATGATCCAAGGTATTTTTTGGAAGAATGTGATATATTCGGGTACTGTGGATTGCAGTGAGCTCCCATCCCATAATGCTGATGGCTCCCATTTCCTGACTGATAAGACAGATATTATGAATAGATTTACCAAGCATTGTACACCAGCAGGCTCTCAATTTGACTCTTTTTGAACCTTAAATGTAGGAAATGGTAAAATTACCAATAGTAATGGTGAAACAGCTATAGCCTAAAACTGTTATGCAGGTTCATAAAGCACTTAAAACACTTAACTACAGCCTACTGGTGGGCCTTGAGACCACAGGAGTATATATGCTCCCAAATATCATGTTACAGCAATTTTTCACCTTAAACTAGAGAATGAGTGCTTTCCAGCAAGCCCCTGTTTGTCCGTGTGAGTCACTTACATCAGCCGATCAACTAATATGTAAAGTTGGAAGGTTTTGGATACTCTCACCATTTGTCTGGCGCATTGCTACTCTTCACCTGTATGTATATCGATCAATTTTCTTCCACCATCTTTGCTACTGACGTCTGGAGGCACGTCAGTGAATTGGACATTCCTACTAGCGCCAGTGTGTGCTGTCATGGCCAATCAGAGTGTCTGGATGAGGCCACAGCTGTCATCTGGTCAGCCAGGGAGAGTGAAGCGCCACTAAAGAGAGAGGCTGCAGAATGAGGGTGGTTTTATAGCTCTGAGCACGGCAGGCCCATGTGTAGCTCATGCAGCTGGTGACCCTCCATTCAGCACCTGTAAAACACAGCTAAAGAAACAAGGGCACCCAGTGTCTGGGTGGTAGGGGTCATCCTCCTTGTTTAGACTGACAGACTACTTTAACACGACACCAGATTCTTAGGTTAAAACAACAGGTACAATGATGATCTTGAGGCCACAAGTCTGTGCAGCCATCTCAGCGCTGGAGGCTTTAAAAATCGACATTTGAGAAGCCATGTTTCCACTCCACCCCAGGATGCAGGTAAAATTATGCCTCACAGACAGGATGAGCTCAGCTAAACACCTGGTCTAACTCACCAGAAGATTGTAACCAGTGAACTGCTCTGCTCCTCCATGTTATAAGTACACAGTGTAATTAAGACATAATGAAATCAATAGAAAATGGCTGGGATGATTTTATTTGGAAAGTTATAAGTGTTCCAAAAAGcatataaaaacagatttcataTTGTTAAAAAGGGCAATGTCTTCAGTTCTATTTACATAATATACACcacatttcagctttaaatcagtattacaaaattattaataatatatacgTACATACACACCCGTGTTAGGGCTTCTggtgcaaacacagacagataaaatTTTAGACAGCAGACGAAATGTGTAAGACCTTTTGACAGAGGGGAAAAATTCAGAAGCATCAGATTTCTCACTATTTACTGTGTGGAAATCATGTGAGATGATGAAAGACGGTTCAGGAGGAGACCCGCTTGAAGAATTTACTGAAGCTTGATCGGTCAAGGAAAAAAGAGATGAGCAGTACAAGTTAACAGATAAGGTGGAATGCTACCTGTATTGTCCTAATGCCACATCACACTTACTATATGTTCAAATAAGGTGATTGTTCATCACACATCCTCATCACACCCATACATATGTAAACTATTGGGtaactcattttaaatgtgaaattatgtTTACCTATAAGTCACATTTTGTGTAACAATGAAATGCTTTCATCCTTGTTGTGTATAAATCATGATCCCGAGGGGTGTTATCATTATGGGGTGTTATGACAATTTACCAGAAACTCTTGTCCTATCTCTGCGGGTCTGTGTTAAACCCTTGATGCTAAGGTAACTGCCAATGGGGACTGGGCACTATCGGCTATGGTAGAAATAAAGAATGAACTATTGCCTACAATAAGGgacctgtgtgtgacctgtggAAAAACATGGCCTAATACTACATAGAAACCTAAAGACCTAAtgataaaggaaaaaatacagaaataaagaaaaaccaTGCTGTTTCTCAAAGATCACTATTTAATACCATGAACCAAAGAAGCATGTTGCATTGGAAACAAAGAAGCCAAAAGCAACGACCCTCATTCCCTCTATCTTAACTGAATTTCTTCTTGAAGATGTTGACTGCAGTTCACGAACAACACCCATATTATATGTGTGGATGCGAGACTGGCATTAAAATGAACCAGTTTATCACTCACAGAAAAATTAGGCAAATTACACTCAACAACATGGAGACAGCCACCAGGTACCTCAGTGATTATGATTACTCATTACAATATCAATATTACCTGATAATTATCCATCATCACAAATACTGTGGTTTTATGGCAAAATTCATGAGCACCATTAACCCAAGTTCGACATCCATGCCTGTCACAGATAAACACttgcacacaaacagtgactaactgtgattttaattaattaaatagtATTTCTTTTGCACAAGCGAAAGGAGACATAGTTTTTCAGTGTATGAAAGAAAGCTTCATCTCTGAGGCCATAAATGAGAGGACTCAGACATCTCGGtgcaagaaaaaacattatgtaGTTACCATATctgaaattattaaataaaataaagtcaatCTGAAACAAAGCAGCTTCTATGAACGGGCACCACAGCTGGAtgagacaaagcagcagctgaaaaccatGAAGAACCACTGTTCTGAGCCCTttctttgatgactttttatcttCTCCTGATGCAGCTTTGgccactttcattattttcacataAGCGAAAACAAGGATGATGCACataatcaaaaactgaaattgatATATAGCTGATCTAAGATGTTGCTGCcatatgtaaaacataaacaccTCCACTGAACATAACTGATATTGTTTGTAAAAGCTCAGGGATGCTGATACAAAGAAGGTGGAGAGAATAACAATGCAGGGCACAGAGCTGAGGCAATGGATGATGAGGATGCAGTGAATAGTATTGCGTGTGGAGCACAGCTCTCCATGGCGCAGGGGCATGCAAATGGCCACATAGCGCTCCAGGGTCATTGCTGTCAGAGTAACTGGTGTGACTGTAACATACACAAGTACCACAACACAGATAATGATACACAACCAAACTTGAATAGTAATATGAAACTGGGCGAAGATGACAAGGATATTAGACATGAATAACAAGAAACTATCTGACAGTAATGTAACAGCAAATAGGATGTAGCGTGTAGTTGTATAGAAGCACTCTTTTGTGAAAAAGATGACGATGAGCAACAAGTTGATGCATAGAAAAATTATCACCAGGATCTGCACAGTAACAATCTGGTCTTTGATCTGCTTCTGCAAGGACTCACCACCAGGCAGTGAATTGTTATCTGCCATATATCTGTTTTCTaagcaaacacagaggaagtttTAGACAGTGCAAAAAAGTGTctacattaaatacaaaattgGATTCCTTATACAAAATATATGTTCACTTTCAATTTTCTGTAAAGTGACACGATGGTGGAGTAAATACATCAGTTTACCAAACCCtacaagctgctgcagagagttATTGTCTGCTGAGCTCTGTGCAGCCTTCTGAGAGAGGGCTGTGCATGATGATGACTTTAAAGCCTAGAACATCCAAAAATAACACCAAATGAAACTTTACTTCACCAGTGTTGTCATCGCCACATAAAACTGTAGTAGTCTCCATCATTGGCTGTTTGTATTTACAGAGACGGAGCACTGCATATTCTAAAGTGACCTCAgaagttgttttcattcaaatttacTTCCAATAGAATATTACTATACAATAAGTCCTGCTTTccaaaaaatactcaaaaagaaaaaggtctgGGCATGTCTTCTTTTTAAACATGACTTGAAACACTTTCGTTCACAAGCTTTTCATGTTCAACCGTTTTGTCTTTGAGTGGGACAGAATTAGTCTAATTGCTGATGCAAAGTTGGCATGGAATTACTTTTATGAAGGGTTTAATGGCATTACAAGCCAACATGACCCCTTCTGTTAATTCAGGGTAAAAGGACAATGCAATCCCTGGTTTTCAAATGAATAATCTTGTCTTATTAAAGGGAGAGATGTAGTCGGGGCTAGGGTAAGGAACACAAAATGCCTCAATGAACCAAGGAAGTTTTGGAAAAATGTGACATATTCTGGTAAAGAAGAGATTTTTGAAGATGACCTGTATGATTTATCCTCCCCTTGTGTGCTGgtatggagagaggaaaagagtcCTTGTATTGAGTACTGTCACAGAGTTTGTATTTAAGGTAAGTTTATTGCTAGTTAGAAGTACTCTACATGAAGTTAATGTTGGCATTAGATGTTGGGCTGACATTGATGCCTGTCAGCTATCCTTTGGCCTGCTGGCCACCAGCCTCATGCGTTgagtaacattaaaaaaaaaccatttcATCTTTAAGGTTCCTGGTAGCTGCCACAAAAGAACCACGACAGACTTGATGAAACTATTCATAAACTCAGTCTAACATTTAATTGTGTGGTCAGCAGTGACGTGCAGTCAGGGGAGGCCatcatggaaagaaaaaaaaagtaaaaagaaaaaaaattaattaaattgttaTATGTATACAGTGATTATACTATAaagttattttccatttaactTCACCagttttagattatttttattcaaaatcgCTGAATTTTGAC
The Seriola aureovittata isolate HTS-2021-v1 ecotype China chromosome 4, ASM2101889v1, whole genome shotgun sequence genome window above contains:
- the LOC130167761 gene encoding odorant receptor 131-2-like: MADNNSLFFPESLQKQINDKVIIVQILVIIFLCINLLLIITFSKKECFYTTTRYVLFAVTLLSDSFLLFMSNILVIFTHFYITIQVWLCIIICVVVLVYVTVTPVTLTAMTLERYVAICMPLRHGELCSTRNTIHCILIIHCLSSVPCIVILSTFFVSASLSFYKQYQLCSVEVFMFYIWQQHLRSAIYQLQFLIMSIILIFCYVEIMKVAKAASGEDKKSSKKGLRTVVLHGFQLLLCLIQLWCPFIEAALFQIDYNLFYDVRYVNYILFYLAPRCLSPLIYGLRDEAFFNALKNYFSFGLCKRNTI
- the LOC130167762 gene encoding odorant receptor 131-2-like, which gives rise to MADNNSLPGGESLQKQIKDQIVTVQILVIIFLCINLLLIVIFFTKECFYTTTRYILFAVTLLSDSFLLFMSNILVIFAQFHITIQVWLCIIICVVVLVYVTVTPVTLTAMTLERYVAICMPLRHGELCSTRNTIHCILIIHCLSSVPCIVILSTFFVSASLSFYKQYQLCSVEVFMFYIWQQHLRSAIYQFQFLIMCIILVFAYVKIMKVAKAASGEDKKSSKKGLRTVVLHGFQLLLCLIQLWCPFIEAALFQIDFILFNNFRYGNYIMFFLAPRCLSPLIYGLRDEAFFHTLKNYVSFRLCKRNTI